From a region of the uncultured Desulfatiglans sp. genome:
- a CDS encoding Transcriptional regulator, ArsR family, protein MKRFIRVMKALSDANRVKILKILEHRQMCVCEIQAALGISQPTVSKHLKILAEADLVDCRKDGLWVNYFLAGDNANPFAEIMRGNLAHWLNEEREIAEIVTRLPHIRRENICQHGGPANHATCKKCS, encoded by the coding sequence ATGAAAAGGTTCATCAGGGTCATGAAGGCCCTGTCAGACGCGAACAGGGTCAAAATCCTCAAGATCCTCGAACATCGTCAAATGTGTGTGTGCGAAATACAGGCTGCCTTGGGCATCAGCCAGCCGACGGTTTCCAAACACTTGAAGATCCTTGCAGAGGCCGATCTGGTGGACTGCCGCAAAGACGGCCTCTGGGTCAATTATTTCCTGGCCGGAGACAACGCCAATCCCTTCGCCGAAATCATGCGGGGAAACCTGGCGCACTGGCTGAACGAAGAGCGGGAAATCGCCGAGATCGTCACCCGCCTGCCCCACATCCGGAGGGAAAATATCTGTCAACACGGGGGCCCTGCCAATCATGCAACATGCAAGAAATGTTCTTAA
- a CDS encoding Rhodanese-like sulfurtransferase (modular protein), translating into MQHARNVLNRPSSAGALRPDSSNEKGPAVTRLARFFLGGLLVYASIDKILNPGAFAEVVFNYRILPDDLINLTAILLPPFELVLGTLLLLGHWLAGGVLLSSSVLSVFFLAVAFNLARGLNVDCGCFTSSSASASQAEMIWYVLRDALFLVPAFYLLYRVRQADGTLPGRTNAAGSFRRRALLQAAFILILSASFAWCVNALRPEPLPLTENWSPASRLELENGEILTISLEEAEEAFANGAAFFVDARPTEAYLAGHILGAVNLPWDQFDILFEPVMSPIPLDALIITYCDGETCGLGIELARALLGQGYKNVRVLINGWSLWIAQHLPTEP; encoded by the coding sequence ATGCAACATGCAAGAAATGTTCTTAACCGTCCATCCTCCGCAGGAGCGCTGCGCCCCGATTCCTCGAATGAAAAGGGACCTGCGGTGACCCGGTTGGCGCGTTTCTTCCTGGGCGGCCTTCTGGTCTACGCATCTATCGACAAGATCCTGAACCCCGGCGCTTTTGCCGAAGTCGTTTTCAATTACCGCATCCTGCCCGACGATTTGATCAACCTGACGGCCATCCTCCTTCCGCCGTTCGAACTGGTCCTCGGCACCCTGCTTCTTCTCGGACATTGGCTGGCCGGCGGCGTGCTGCTCTCGAGTTCCGTCTTGAGTGTGTTCTTCCTGGCCGTAGCCTTCAATCTTGCGCGCGGCCTCAACGTGGATTGCGGATGCTTCACGTCGTCCAGCGCGTCCGCCAGTCAGGCCGAGATGATCTGGTACGTCTTACGCGATGCCCTTTTCCTGGTTCCAGCCTTTTATCTCCTTTACCGCGTAAGGCAGGCAGACGGCACCCTTCCCGGCCGCACAAACGCGGCAGGCTCTTTCCGGCGCAGGGCCCTGCTGCAGGCGGCGTTCATCCTTATCCTTTCGGCGTCCTTCGCCTGGTGTGTCAACGCCCTTCGCCCCGAACCTCTCCCGTTGACGGAGAACTGGTCGCCGGCCTCCAGACTGGAGCTCGAAAACGGTGAGATCCTGACGATATCCTTGGAGGAAGCTGAGGAAGCCTTTGCGAACGGGGCGGCCTTCTTCGTGGATGCGAGGCCGACCGAGGCCTATCTTGCCGGACATATCCTTGGAGCCGTGAATCTTCCATGGGATCAATTCGATATCCTTTTCGAACCGGTCATGAGCCCCATTCCTCTCGACGCACTGATCATCACCTACTGCGACGGCGAAACCTGTGGTCTCGGGATCGAACTGGCACGTGCATTGTTGGGACAGGGATACAAAAACGTACGGGTTCTCATTAACGGCTGGTCTCTGTGGATCGCGCAACATCTCCCCACGGAGCCTTGA
- a CDS encoding Rhodanese domain protein yields the protein MKKLAVSVIVFLFLFSAAAVASAADNPLADQEKAVHKEFSSAIPADRLVDVFKLHEAWTKAMADPEYRKKVYFLDVRTHPEFYAFHIRGTDHVHAGHMYTLPKKITDPNAEIYVFCRTAHRAQYVAGFLYKYGYKNVYCVVDGTKDGKKYEGGVVGWAMAGFPFVNQFTGEFVITGYSKELKETGEYNLREFHPY from the coding sequence ATGAAAAAACTGGCTGTTTCTGTTATCGTGTTTCTGTTCTTGTTTTCCGCTGCAGCCGTGGCATCGGCGGCTGACAACCCGCTGGCGGACCAGGAAAAGGCGGTTCACAAGGAATTTTCCTCTGCCATCCCGGCGGACAGACTCGTCGATGTCTTCAAGCTTCACGAGGCCTGGACCAAGGCCATGGCCGATCCGGAATACCGGAAAAAGGTCTATTTTCTGGATGTCCGCACCCATCCGGAATTTTACGCGTTCCATATCCGCGGGACCGATCATGTACACGCCGGGCACATGTACACCTTGCCGAAAAAGATCACGGACCCGAATGCCGAAATTTATGTATTCTGCCGGACCGCCCACAGGGCCCAGTACGTTGCCGGGTTCCTTTATAAGTACGGCTACAAGAATGTCTACTGCGTCGTGGACGGGACCAAAGACGGCAAAAAATACGAGGGTGGCGTGGTCGGTTGGGCCATGGCCGGATTCCCCTTTGTCAACCAGTTCACGGGCGAGTTTGTCATCACGGGATACTCCAAGGAGCTCAAAGAAACAGGCGAGTACAACCTCCGCGAGTTCCATCCCTATTAA
- a CDS encoding conserved hypothetical protein (Evidence 4 : Unknown function but conserved in other organisms), translating into MANALLSRTPVKCAKSGPAGTSAPVFETKRILNLLYYHKKIGIINRKMGRSYLSLEPILPWMEMDRPLRWAHLFGDCELPVVEIGFGLGDYLVSQARTCPGKHFVGIETGWLPVKRTLRKIAFAGISNVRILRVDAALAFERLFQERAVESVCCLFPCPWPKQRHAKNRLFSQNFLRLLNSRLMEEGELVIVTDDPAYFAWLQEQVPDTGFRMDSRRVGPQFSTKYEKKWLSAGQEVFYELRLKKHSHWAWPLKEDIGLITYRVEHFDPSRFEPQRCYGNPAVAFKETLYDPVRKKAMIRCIVGEDGFMQNFWVEIVREEALWHIRPAKGCSLLPTYGVQRALDIVYASIR; encoded by the coding sequence ATGGCCAATGCGTTGTTGAGCCGCACCCCGGTGAAATGCGCAAAGAGCGGACCTGCAGGGACAAGCGCTCCTGTCTTTGAGACGAAACGCATTTTAAACCTTCTTTATTATCATAAAAAGATTGGAATAATAAATAGAAAAATGGGCCGAAGCTATCTTTCCCTCGAACCGATCCTGCCATGGATGGAGATGGATAGACCGCTCCGCTGGGCGCACCTATTCGGCGACTGCGAGCTACCCGTGGTGGAGATCGGATTCGGCCTCGGAGACTACCTGGTTTCCCAGGCCCGAACCTGCCCAGGCAAACATTTCGTCGGTATTGAAACCGGATGGCTTCCAGTCAAGCGTACGCTGCGAAAAATTGCCTTTGCGGGGATCTCCAACGTTCGCATCCTGAGGGTAGACGCGGCCCTCGCTTTTGAGAGGCTCTTTCAGGAGCGCGCCGTGGAATCCGTATGCTGCCTTTTCCCTTGTCCGTGGCCCAAGCAGCGGCATGCCAAGAACCGGCTGTTTTCACAAAATTTCCTGCGTCTTCTGAACAGTCGCCTGATGGAAGAAGGCGAGCTGGTCATCGTGACCGATGACCCGGCTTATTTTGCCTGGCTGCAGGAGCAGGTGCCGGATACCGGCTTCCGGATGGATTCGCGGCGTGTTGGCCCGCAGTTTTCCACCAAGTATGAGAAAAAGTGGCTTTCGGCCGGTCAGGAGGTGTTTTACGAACTGAGGTTGAAGAAACACAGCCATTGGGCCTGGCCTCTGAAGGAGGACATCGGTTTGATCACCTATCGCGTGGAGCATTTCGATCCATCACGCTTCGAGCCGCAGCGCTGCTACGGGAATCCGGCGGTTGCGTTCAAGGAAACCCTGTACGACCCGGTGCGGAAAAAGGCCATGATCCGATGCATTGTGGGAGAGGATGGGTTTATGCAGAACTTCTGGGTCGAGATCGTCCGGGAGGAGGCCCTGTGGCACATTAGGCCGGCGAAGGGCTGCAGTCTGTTGCCGACCTACGGGGTTCAGAGGGCTCTGGACATCGTCTATGCATCGATCCGATAG
- a CDS encoding conserved hypothetical protein (Evidence 4 : Unknown function but conserved in other organisms), which produces MPSKSLEARAQQKIHWETKLNQRIAELVEAGLDQAGIAKDAAVRKLRATLRATQNRLDVIDGLERKKEEMARLKAEKLAQPKEDKGEKKRRKQEEEEQAVSKRQQKKQKKKEGKAQPAA; this is translated from the coding sequence ATGCCATCCAAGAGTTTAGAAGCCAGAGCCCAGCAGAAGATTCACTGGGAGACCAAACTGAATCAGCGGATTGCCGAACTGGTGGAAGCAGGACTCGATCAGGCCGGTATCGCCAAGGACGCAGCGGTCCGGAAGTTAAGAGCTACGCTCAGAGCCACCCAGAACCGCCTGGATGTGATCGACGGCTTGGAGCGGAAGAAAGAGGAAATGGCCCGCCTGAAGGCTGAAAAACTCGCCCAGCCCAAAGAGGACAAGGGCGAAAAGAAAAGAAGGAAGCAGGAAGAGGAAGAGCAAGCCGTCAGCAAAAGGCAGCAGAAGAAGCAGAAGAAAAAGGAAGGCAAGGCTCAACCGGCAGCCTAG
- a CDS encoding putative integron gene cassette protein (Evidence 3 : Putative function from multiple computational evidences), with product MDTNGLIDIIRRRLALPPEDFEQIAANPKYQRLFANALKASSYQLIAEVVQSEGCHSGHVVGQRLVFDSSGNLLTRESPERICAFLMPNLTTLINAFFENLMNGRDPNEVMFNRTGCFDVGPACGGWGHVVVEMRAEIRPSSRPLEPVRK from the coding sequence ATGGACACAAACGGTCTGATCGACATCATCCGGCGGCGTCTTGCACTGCCCCCGGAAGACTTCGAACAGATTGCTGCGAATCCAAAGTATCAGCGCCTTTTCGCCAATGCCCTGAAAGCCAGTTCATATCAGCTGATCGCCGAGGTCGTTCAATCTGAAGGATGCCACTCGGGCCATGTCGTCGGACAGCGTCTGGTCTTCGATTCATCCGGAAACCTTCTCACCCGGGAATCGCCGGAGCGCATCTGCGCCTTCTTGATGCCGAACCTGACCACCCTGATCAACGCCTTTTTCGAAAATCTGATGAACGGCCGTGACCCGAACGAGGTCATGTTCAACCGGACGGGCTGCTTTGACGTCGGGCCTGCCTGCGGCGGCTGGGGGCATGTCGTGGTGGAAATGCGCGCGGAGATCCGCCCTTCTTCGCGGCCTCTGGAACCCGTAAGAAAATAG
- a CDS encoding conserved exported hypothetical protein (Evidence 4 : Unknown function but conserved in other organisms) yields the protein MKKAGMVLGVLLLVGALAYPVFAWGPGRGGFGSGFGDGYGPCRDGGAAAANLTDDQRVQLDELHQRFYNETNEIRNQMWTKQRELSTVMNADTPDLEKAKGLQRELNGLKGQMAEKRLEYDIEARKIAPEAGNFRAGKGYGKGLRGGKGGYGRCWN from the coding sequence ATGAAAAAGGCAGGAATGGTTTTGGGAGTTCTCTTGCTGGTCGGAGCCTTGGCCTACCCCGTCTTCGCCTGGGGACCCGGACGAGGCGGCTTCGGATCCGGCTTCGGCGACGGGTATGGACCCTGCCGTGATGGAGGAGCCGCCGCGGCGAATCTTACCGACGATCAGCGGGTCCAGCTGGATGAACTACACCAGAGATTCTACAATGAGACGAACGAAATCCGAAACCAGATGTGGACCAAGCAGCGTGAGCTGAGCACCGTCATGAACGCCGACACACCTGATCTCGAAAAAGCCAAGGGCCTCCAGCGCGAGCTGAACGGCCTCAAAGGGCAAATGGCCGAAAAACGCCTCGAATACGACATAGAGGCCCGCAAGATCGCTCCTGAAGCGGGGAACTTCAGGGCGGGAAAGGGATACGGAAAAGGCTTGAGAGGCGGCAAGGGCGGATATGGACGGTGTTGGAATTGA
- a CDS encoding UspA domain protein, protein MGKKVLVAMDYSENSIRAVQFLSETFSKDHDVTLFSVLPNLAAACELEGGGVTPYFAAQKNAFCEVEEQKRQLVQTAVMKAKDMLVESGFQPEHVHMKVEPQKDGVARDIIHEAEAGYDVVVMGRKGLSAFKEFFLGSVSQKVLQGIKNLPIMLVG, encoded by the coding sequence ATGGGCAAGAAGGTGCTGGTCGCGATGGATTATTCTGAAAACTCGATTAGGGCGGTTCAATTTCTTTCCGAAACCTTCAGTAAAGACCATGATGTCACCCTTTTCAGCGTTCTCCCGAATCTGGCGGCCGCATGCGAACTGGAGGGCGGTGGGGTGACGCCTTACTTCGCTGCCCAGAAAAATGCCTTTTGTGAGGTCGAAGAGCAGAAGCGTCAACTGGTCCAGACGGCCGTGATGAAAGCCAAGGATATGCTCGTGGAGTCCGGGTTTCAACCGGAGCATGTTCACATGAAAGTCGAACCGCAGAAGGACGGTGTCGCTCGAGACATCATCCATGAGGCCGAAGCGGGCTATGATGTGGTGGTGATGGGCCGCAAGGGTCTCTCGGCCTTCAAGGAATTTTTTCTGGGGAGTGTTTCCCAAAAGGTGCTGCAGGGCATCAAGAATCTTCCAATAATGCTTGTCGGTTGA
- a CDS encoding hypothetical protein (Evidence 5 : Unknown function), giving the protein MSFHPEMVFLANLGVNLHVCLCGDLQVASAQTXWPISASICTFACAATCRSPPHKRLISLILAKLGPAAKRWD; this is encoded by the coding sequence ATGAGTTTCCATCCGGAAATGGTCTTTTTGGCCAATCTCGGCGTCAATCTGCACGTTTGCTTGTGCGGCGACCTGCAGGTCGCCTCCGCACAAACGCNTTGGCCAATCTCGGCGTCAATCTGCACGTTTGCTTGTGCGGCGACCTGCAGGTCGCCTCCGCACAAACGCTTGATTTCCTTGATATTGGCCAAACTGGGACCCGCCGCGAAGCGGTGGGACTGA
- a CDS encoding hypothetical protein (Evidence 5 : Unknown function) has protein sequence MANLGVNLHVCLCGDLQVASAQTLDFLDIGQTGTRREAVGLSTRKV, from the coding sequence TTGGCCAATCTCGGCGTCAATCTGCACGTTTGCTTGTGCGGCGACCTGCAGGTCGCCTCCGCACAAACGCTTGATTTCCTTGATATTGGCCAAACTGGGACCCGCCGCGAAGCGGTGGGACTGAGCACCCGAAAGGTGTGA
- the copP gene encoding COP-associated protein has translation MEQKTFSIPNISCGHCVKTIQRELLEIPGVTGVEGDPGLKSVVVHWEAPATLDKIKATLEEIHYPPSE, from the coding sequence ATGGAGCAAAAGACCTTTTCGATCCCCAACATCAGCTGCGGACACTGTGTCAAGACGATTCAGCGCGAATTGCTGGAGATCCCCGGCGTAACCGGCGTGGAGGGAGACCCGGGCCTCAAGTCCGTCGTCGTCCACTGGGAAGCGCCTGCCACGCTCGATAAGATCAAGGCGACGCTCGAGGAAATCCATTATCCCCCAAGCGAATAA
- the copA gene encoding Copper-exporting P-type ATPase A → MTEKTIDLPITGMTCANCAITIERTLGRLDGVHRAQVNFASERATITYDPQALSIDAIIRQIEQAGYGVAKASAEFPVTGMTCVNCAANIERALKKKVPGVLNAAVNFAAERVHVDYVPGLTGIDDILSAVEAAGYGALRPEDTAEGDDAEQAARRAEIADQTRKFMVGAIFTAPLFFLSMGRDFGLFGPWSHAAWVNWLLFALATPVQFFTGWDYYTGGWKSLRNRSANMDVLVAMGSSVAYFYSLALLFYPPLGEHVYFETSAVIITLIKLGKMLEARTKGKTGGAIRKLMDLRPKTATIRTDGEEKQIPLTMVQVGDTLVVRPGESIPVDGVVLEGASAVDESMLTGEPLPVDKSQGDSLAGGTINGEGLLLFRATRVGRDTALARIIRLVQEAQGSKAPIQALADRVAAIFVPGVILIAFGTFFLWWAVGGAFVPAMIRLVAVLVIACPCALGLATPTAMMAGTGKGAEQGILFKKSEALESATKLDTIVFDKTGTLTIGKPLVADIVPVEPSSFGSEALLKLAASLERGSEHPLGRAMVQEAEERRIELSKPEAFSAARGMGVSGRVDGRAVMVGKPGWFEEQGLDLTPVTDALQALRGEGKTVMLVVVENRPAGLIAVADRVKPEAADAVQALHATGLRVVMLTGDNRETAEAIAGEVGIDDVVAEVRPEDKSARIKAMQDSGHRVGMVGDGINDAPALAQADVGLAIGTGTDVAIETADVILASGRLKGVPNAIGLSRLTMATVKQNLFWAFFYNVALIPVAAGILAPFEAFPEFLRHLHPILAALAMATSSVTVVSNSLLLYRGKTL, encoded by the coding sequence ATGACCGAGAAAACCATCGATCTGCCGATCACGGGCATGACCTGTGCGAATTGTGCCATAACCATCGAACGGACCCTTGGACGTCTCGATGGCGTTCACCGGGCGCAGGTCAACTTCGCCTCGGAACGGGCAACCATCACCTACGATCCGCAAGCCCTATCGATCGACGCGATCATCCGGCAGATCGAACAGGCGGGATACGGTGTGGCCAAGGCGTCCGCGGAGTTTCCCGTCACAGGAATGACCTGCGTCAACTGCGCCGCGAACATCGAGCGGGCATTGAAGAAGAAGGTTCCCGGGGTATTGAACGCCGCCGTGAACTTCGCCGCCGAGCGCGTCCATGTCGACTATGTCCCAGGATTGACCGGCATCGATGACATCCTTTCAGCTGTCGAAGCGGCGGGATACGGCGCACTCCGGCCGGAGGATACCGCTGAGGGCGACGATGCCGAGCAGGCTGCACGCAGGGCCGAGATTGCGGACCAAACCCGGAAATTCATGGTGGGCGCCATTTTCACCGCCCCCCTGTTCTTTCTCAGCATGGGACGGGATTTCGGTCTTTTCGGCCCCTGGAGCCATGCCGCCTGGGTCAACTGGCTGCTGTTCGCGCTGGCCACCCCCGTCCAGTTTTTCACCGGGTGGGATTACTACACCGGCGGCTGGAAAAGCCTCCGCAACCGGAGCGCCAACATGGACGTGCTGGTGGCGATGGGCTCCTCAGTCGCGTATTTTTATTCCCTTGCCCTTCTTTTCTATCCCCCGCTCGGTGAACATGTCTACTTCGAGACCTCCGCGGTCATCATCACCCTGATCAAGCTCGGCAAGATGCTCGAGGCACGGACCAAGGGGAAGACGGGCGGCGCCATCCGCAAGCTCATGGACCTGCGCCCGAAGACCGCTACAATTCGAACGGACGGGGAGGAGAAGCAGATTCCGCTCACCATGGTGCAAGTCGGCGATACGCTCGTGGTCAGGCCAGGAGAAAGCATCCCCGTCGACGGGGTAGTCCTCGAGGGCGCCTCTGCGGTCGACGAGTCCATGCTGACGGGCGAACCTTTGCCGGTCGATAAATCCCAGGGGGATTCCCTTGCCGGCGGCACCATCAACGGAGAGGGACTGCTCCTTTTCCGTGCGACGCGAGTCGGGAGGGATACGGCGCTTGCCAGGATCATCCGGCTGGTTCAGGAAGCGCAGGGCAGCAAAGCGCCCATCCAGGCCCTGGCGGATCGAGTGGCGGCGATCTTCGTTCCGGGCGTCATCCTGATCGCTTTCGGGACCTTTTTCCTCTGGTGGGCGGTCGGTGGGGCGTTCGTGCCCGCCATGATCCGACTGGTCGCGGTCCTGGTCATTGCCTGCCCCTGTGCACTGGGTCTGGCAACCCCCACCGCCATGATGGCCGGCACGGGTAAAGGGGCCGAACAGGGAATCCTGTTCAAGAAAAGCGAGGCACTGGAAAGCGCGACCAAGCTCGACACCATCGTATTCGATAAAACGGGAACCCTAACCATCGGGAAACCTCTGGTAGCCGATATCGTCCCTGTAGAGCCGTCCTCATTCGGCAGCGAAGCCCTTTTGAAATTGGCCGCATCCCTCGAGCGAGGCTCCGAGCACCCCTTGGGCCGCGCCATGGTGCAGGAAGCTGAGGAAAGGCGCATCGAACTTTCGAAGCCCGAGGCCTTCAGCGCCGCCCGTGGCATGGGGGTGAGCGGCCGCGTCGATGGACGCGCGGTCATGGTTGGAAAACCAGGCTGGTTCGAAGAGCAGGGCCTCGATCTGACCCCTGTTACGGACGCCCTGCAGGCCCTTCGCGGCGAAGGGAAAACGGTGATGCTGGTCGTGGTCGAAAACCGCCCGGCCGGATTGATCGCTGTGGCGGATCGCGTCAAGCCGGAGGCCGCGGATGCCGTTCAAGCGCTTCATGCCACCGGTCTGCGGGTGGTGATGCTCACGGGCGACAATCGTGAGACGGCGGAGGCTATAGCCGGGGAAGTCGGGATCGACGATGTGGTGGCTGAGGTCAGGCCAGAAGACAAATCTGCTCGGATCAAGGCCATGCAGGACAGCGGGCACCGCGTCGGGATGGTGGGCGACGGCATCAACGACGCGCCGGCCCTGGCCCAGGCCGACGTCGGACTGGCTATCGGGACAGGGACGGATGTCGCCATCGAAACGGCGGATGTCATCCTGGCAAGCGGGAGGCTGAAGGGCGTGCCCAACGCGATCGGTTTG